A single window of Rubripirellula lacrimiformis DNA harbors:
- a CDS encoding GDP-L-fucose synthase family protein produces the protein MNTPNIEKVYIAGHRGMVGSALCRRLAGTNTDVVTASRNELDLCDPAATADFFRTHRPDAVIFAAAKVGGIVANNTYPVEFLSQNVAMAMSAINAAYQAGVKRFLFLGSTCIYPRDCPQPIREESLLTGPLEPTNEAYALAKIAGLKLCQYYRRQHGVMFHSAMPTNLYGPGDNYHPEHSHVLPALIRRFHEAKMDALPSVTIWGTGSPRREFLYVDDLADALVHLCTIADPPDWVNVGTGVDQTILEVARQVAGTVGYQGEILTDPQRPDGTPIKCTDVSRLHATDWKHQVSLADGLKRTYESFLSETGAGNLRSV, from the coding sequence ATGAACACGCCAAATATCGAAAAGGTTTACATCGCTGGGCACCGCGGAATGGTGGGCTCGGCCCTCTGTCGTCGGCTTGCCGGTACCAACACCGATGTGGTGACGGCCAGCCGAAACGAACTGGACCTGTGCGATCCTGCGGCGACGGCTGACTTTTTCCGAACTCACCGCCCCGATGCGGTCATCTTTGCCGCCGCCAAGGTCGGTGGAATCGTCGCCAACAACACGTATCCCGTTGAATTCCTGTCGCAGAACGTCGCAATGGCGATGTCGGCGATCAACGCTGCCTACCAAGCCGGAGTCAAACGATTCCTCTTCCTTGGCAGCACCTGCATCTACCCGCGGGATTGCCCACAACCGATCCGCGAGGAATCGTTGTTGACCGGACCGCTGGAACCCACCAACGAAGCCTACGCGTTGGCCAAGATCGCCGGCTTGAAACTTTGCCAGTACTACCGCCGCCAACACGGCGTGATGTTCCATAGTGCGATGCCGACAAATTTGTACGGTCCCGGCGACAACTATCACCCCGAACACAGCCACGTTCTACCGGCTTTGATCCGGCGATTTCACGAGGCCAAGATGGACGCGCTTCCGTCCGTGACCATCTGGGGAACCGGATCGCCACGTCGCGAGTTTCTGTATGTCGACGACTTGGCCGACGCTCTGGTCCATCTGTGCACGATCGCCGATCCACCGGACTGGGTGAACGTCGGCACCGGAGTGGACCAAACCATTCTAGAAGTCGCCCGCCAGGTTGCTGGAACGGTTGGCTACCAAGGCGAAATCCTGACCGACCCACAGCGTCCCGATGGAACCCCGATCAAGTGCACCGATGTGTCGCGACTTCACGCGACCGATTGGAAACATCAGGTATCGTTAGCAGACGGCTTGAAGAGGACCTACGAAAGCTTCCTCAGCGAAACCGGCGCCGGCAACCTGCGTTCGGTTTAA
- the gmd gene encoding GDP-mannose 4,6-dehydratase, giving the protein MTKSALITGITGQDGSYLTELLLEKGYNVHGLVRRSSTFTTGRIDHLYQDVHTESRLRLHYGDLTDGQALTNLVLEIQPDEIYNLGAQSHVRVSYDQPVYTLQTVGVGALNVLEAARLLNKTKTVRVYQASSSEMFGEVLETPQKETTPFNPQSPYACAKVYAYHQTVNYRRGYDMFASNGILFNHESERRGETFVTRKITRAAGRIKAGLQQKLYLGNLDAKRDWGYAKDYVEGMWRILQHDEADDFVLATGRTESVRDFCKLVFEQLDLNYEEYVEIDPRYFRPAEVDLLLGDASKAKEKLGWTATTDLEQLARIMTQHDYELAQRESHAKSFVPS; this is encoded by the coding sequence ATGACCAAATCAGCATTAATCACTGGTATTACCGGCCAAGACGGCAGTTACCTGACGGAACTGTTGCTCGAAAAAGGCTACAACGTTCACGGGCTGGTTCGTCGTAGCAGCACGTTCACGACGGGACGGATCGACCACCTTTACCAAGACGTTCACACCGAATCGCGATTGCGACTCCACTACGGTGACCTGACCGACGGCCAAGCACTGACCAACTTGGTTTTGGAAATTCAACCCGACGAAATTTACAACTTGGGTGCCCAAAGCCACGTGCGCGTGTCGTACGACCAACCGGTGTACACGTTGCAAACCGTTGGTGTCGGGGCGCTCAACGTTCTGGAAGCAGCAAGACTGTTGAACAAAACTAAAACGGTTCGTGTTTACCAGGCCAGCAGCAGCGAGATGTTTGGCGAAGTTCTGGAGACGCCTCAGAAGGAAACCACACCGTTCAACCCGCAGTCGCCCTATGCGTGTGCCAAGGTTTACGCGTACCACCAAACGGTGAACTATCGCCGCGGCTATGACATGTTCGCCAGCAACGGGATCCTGTTCAACCATGAATCGGAACGCCGCGGCGAAACCTTCGTGACTCGCAAGATCACTCGCGCCGCTGGCCGCATCAAAGCCGGCCTGCAACAGAAACTGTACCTGGGCAATCTGGACGCCAAACGCGACTGGGGCTACGCCAAGGACTACGTCGAGGGGATGTGGCGGATCCTGCAACACGACGAAGCGGACGACTTTGTGCTGGCCACCGGGCGAACCGAATCGGTGCGTGATTTCTGCAAACTGGTGTTCGAGCAGCTAGACCTGAATTACGAAGAATACGTCGAAATCGATCCTCGTTATTTCCGCCCTGCGGAAGTCGACCTGTTGCTCGGTGACGCTTCGAAAGCCAAAGAAAAACTAGGCTGGACCGCCACCACCGATCTGGAACAACTGGCCCGGATCATGACGCAGCACGATTACGAACTGGCCCAACGCGAATCGCATGCGAAGAGCTTCGTGCCTAGCTGA
- a CDS encoding co-chaperone GroES, protein MVKRKKAAATFEHVEPIGDRVLVRKDEPKRETRGGIALPDAAEIPTITGRIVTISAVVENDEELPLRQYDKILFHPKNAIPVDLEHDNQLFVVPVDDIVAVFRRSTSPEVVEEADDD, encoded by the coding sequence ATGGTAAAGAGGAAAAAGGCCGCTGCAACGTTTGAGCACGTCGAACCGATCGGCGATCGAGTGCTGGTGCGAAAAGACGAGCCCAAACGAGAAACCCGCGGCGGCATTGCGCTGCCCGATGCGGCTGAGATCCCCACGATCACCGGACGGATCGTCACGATCAGCGCGGTTGTCGAGAACGACGAAGAACTGCCGCTTCGCCAATACGACAAGATCTTGTTCCACCCCAAGAACGCGATCCCCGTCGATTTGGAACACGATAACCAACTGTTCGTGGTCCCCGTGGACGATATCGTCGCGGTTTTCCGCCGCTCGACGAGCCCCGAAGTGGTCGAAGAAGCCGACGACGATTGA
- a CDS encoding dockerin type I domain-containing protein, whose protein sequence is MVAEGAIFDLTTPVDTAGLVGNASALIDWGDGTSSNGTVAGGNSTGNIKIVLDYSLDTNKFFGTSASDPFRIRLQQAADALASRFNDTLAAVAPKPYVTVRPKIFHPSQGPANSTAGTLHSLPENPTIAANTIIIYAGARDLPGASRGVGGGASISFTRTCIPGPQCTTAQANQDAIESRGEAGVLAANPTDIAPLYGSISFDTPTKPMFYLGQDGDAIAPDQLDFLSVATHELAHALGLGTSESWTTNVSGSVFTGPNARAAYEGSGNVPLSGGHWNPSVVALQPTLMGPSISFGQRVPFSPLDFAAMKDIGWEVANTSATVTASHRYGDDGSYPVSVTLSGSTIGKVEKDLSPVSVTNVAPTLQVPANRTGTVGQPISITDIGIFTDPGYAQPNGTPATNETFDFTVDWGDGTIDNGVATIDIAGNSTGRLTTGSFNASHTYAVPGTRTVKVVVTDDDGGTTQNTFQIAVNATPEITLQLSQPTVREDDGSSAATLTVSRSGPVLAIDQTVTLSSNDPSEATVPTSVVIRAGQSSVTTVVSAVDDALLDGAQSVTLTAVAAGATTGSIGLQVADYETLTARFTNASVVEGTTDANVLVISRSNTDVSSAITVGIAGAGVSQTSLGTSISLRAGEMNRSISFDTIDNDQPELPRTLQFTFTASGYDSAAASFEILDDESPEFQNPVNQFDVNNDSEVTASDALRVINQMARQSTPLLDPATEDPNGVFYDVNGDYAVTAVDALQVINELARRRSAATAQGSQAQTPQFGIPASEAVDDSARFDAALAASSIGWLTSPGLDGDDEDAIGFGLDSSGQMF, encoded by the coding sequence ATGGTTGCCGAAGGTGCGATCTTTGATCTTACCACGCCCGTCGATACCGCTGGTTTAGTGGGCAACGCGTCGGCGCTGATCGATTGGGGCGATGGAACCTCTAGCAACGGTACAGTCGCCGGTGGCAACTCGACGGGCAACATCAAAATCGTGCTGGACTATTCGTTGGACACCAACAAGTTCTTCGGCACGTCGGCCAGCGATCCGTTTCGGATCCGATTGCAGCAAGCCGCCGATGCGCTAGCCAGCAGGTTCAACGACACGTTGGCCGCTGTGGCCCCCAAGCCCTACGTGACTGTCAGGCCAAAGATCTTCCATCCGTCCCAAGGGCCGGCCAACTCGACCGCCGGCACACTCCATTCACTGCCTGAAAATCCAACGATCGCGGCGAACACCATCATCATCTACGCCGGTGCTCGTGACCTGCCCGGTGCGTCGCGTGGCGTGGGCGGCGGTGCGTCGATCAGCTTCACCCGAACCTGCATCCCCGGTCCACAATGCACCACCGCACAAGCCAACCAGGACGCGATCGAAAGTCGGGGCGAAGCTGGCGTGTTGGCGGCCAACCCGACTGATATCGCACCGCTTTACGGTTCGATCAGTTTCGATACCCCCACCAAACCGATGTTCTATTTGGGCCAGGATGGCGATGCGATCGCGCCGGACCAATTGGATTTCCTAAGCGTTGCGACGCATGAATTGGCACACGCGCTGGGGCTAGGGACGTCCGAATCATGGACGACAAATGTCTCGGGAAGTGTGTTCACCGGCCCCAATGCGCGAGCCGCTTACGAAGGTTCAGGGAATGTCCCGCTTTCGGGAGGCCACTGGAACCCGTCCGTCGTCGCGCTGCAGCCAACGTTGATGGGGCCTTCGATCAGCTTCGGTCAACGAGTTCCCTTTTCGCCGCTGGATTTCGCAGCGATGAAGGACATCGGTTGGGAAGTCGCCAATACATCCGCAACCGTGACCGCGTCGCACCGATACGGCGATGACGGTTCCTATCCGGTATCGGTAACATTGTCCGGGTCCACGATTGGCAAGGTCGAAAAAGACCTCAGCCCCGTATCGGTGACGAATGTGGCGCCGACTTTGCAAGTCCCCGCAAACCGCACCGGCACCGTCGGTCAGCCGATCTCCATCACGGACATTGGGATTTTTACGGATCCGGGCTACGCCCAACCCAACGGCACACCTGCGACGAACGAAACCTTTGATTTCACGGTCGATTGGGGCGACGGAACCATCGACAACGGGGTTGCCACCATCGACATCGCAGGCAATTCGACGGGGCGTTTGACCACGGGTTCGTTCAACGCATCGCACACCTACGCGGTGCCCGGAACACGAACGGTCAAAGTCGTGGTCACCGACGATGATGGCGGGACGACACAGAATACATTCCAGATCGCCGTCAATGCGACGCCCGAAATCACGCTTCAGCTTAGCCAGCCCACCGTTCGCGAAGACGACGGTTCCAGCGCCGCAACCTTGACGGTCAGTCGCAGCGGCCCCGTGCTCGCGATCGATCAAACGGTGACGCTTTCGTCCAACGATCCGTCCGAAGCCACCGTTCCGACATCGGTCGTGATCCGGGCTGGTCAATCGAGCGTTACCACGGTGGTGAGCGCCGTCGATGACGCGCTGCTGGATGGCGCACAATCGGTCACGTTGACCGCGGTTGCCGCGGGCGCCACCACGGGATCCATCGGTTTGCAGGTCGCGGATTACGAAACGCTGACAGCACGGTTTACCAACGCATCGGTCGTCGAGGGAACCACGGACGCGAACGTGTTGGTGATCAGCCGAAGCAACACCGACGTTTCCAGCGCGATCACGGTTGGGATCGCTGGCGCGGGCGTCAGTCAAACCAGCCTCGGTACGTCGATTTCGCTTCGCGCGGGCGAGATGAATCGATCGATCAGCTTCGACACCATCGACAACGACCAACCTGAATTGCCGCGGACGCTGCAGTTCACCTTCACTGCGTCGGGATACGATTCGGCTGCTGCATCGTTCGAAATCCTGGATGACGAGTCGCCAGAATTCCAGAACCCCGTCAATCAGTTCGACGTCAACAACGATAGCGAAGTGACCGCCTCGGACGCGCTGCGGGTGATCAACCAGATGGCCCGCCAATCGACACCCCTGTTGGATCCTGCGACCGAAGACCCCAACGGCGTTTTCTATGACGTCAACGGCGACTATGCGGTGACCGCCGTGGACGCGTTGCAGGTGATCAACGAACTGGCTCGGCGTCGGAGTGCAGCGACCGCCCAAGGTTCCCAAGCCCAAACGCCGCAGTTCGGCATTCCAGCCTCGGAAGCAGTGGACGATTCGGCTCGCTTTGATGCGGCCCTAGCAGCATCCAGCATCGGATGGCTGACATCACCGGGTTTGGATGGCGATGACGAGGACGCGATTGGATTTGGCTTGGACTCTTCCGGGCAAATGTTCTGA